ACATCGTCACGATTTAACTTCGTAAACGTGCCAAACTCACCGTTTGCCATCGCGCGGTCTGCCATTACATCAATCTTAGAATCATCAATATCATAATCAGCTAATCGTGAAGGTGCTTCAATGCTATTCCAAAAATCACGTAGCTTCCGAATTCCTTCACGTCCTGCCTCCTCCGCACTCTTATCCTCAGCATTTACCCCGAACACCCGAACAGCAAGCTGTCTAAAGCGCTCAGGTTTCACGTTAAGGGTATGTTCCATCCAATGCGGGAAAAGGATCGCAAGCCCGCCGCCATGTGGGATGTCATAGACAGCAGATACCGCATGCTCAAGATTGTGGGTTGCCCAATCGCCTCGATAACCCATATTTAAAATACCGTTCAATGCCATTGTGCCGCTGTAGAGAATCGTTGCCCGGTGTTCATAGCTTTCAAGATCGGCCAGCAATTTCGGTGCTGTTTCCATCACCGTAATAAGTAAGGATTCGCACATACGATCCTGAAAATCTGTATTCTCTTCAAGGTGAAAATAATGTTCAAGGACATGTGACATCATATCCACTATTCCATAAATCGTTTGGTTTCTTGGAACAGTGAATGTATTCACAGGATCTAAAACTGAAAATTTCGGGAACGTCACGGCACTGCCCCAGCCATATTTTTCATTTGTTTCCCAATTAGTGATTACCGAGCCGGCGTTCATTTCTGAACCAGTTGCCGCAAGTGTCAATACCGTACCAAACGGAAGAGCTTCCTTGGCAAAGGCCTTTTTAACAACTAAATCCCAAGCATCTCCATCATATTTAGCCCCTGCTGCAATTAACTTAGTACAGTCGATTACACTTCCGCCGCCAACTGCTAAAAGGAACTCAATTCCTTCCTTTTCGCAGATTTCTACCCCTTTTCGAGCAGTAGAAATGCGGGGATTTGGCTCTACCCCAGAAAGTTCAAATACTTCAGCACCGACTTCATGTAAAAGAGAGTTAACTTTTTCATATAGACCGCTACGTTTAATACTGCCGCCGCCATAGACGAGCAACACTTTTTTCCCGTATCGGGGAATTTCTGTTTTTAATTGTTCGAGCTGACCTTTTCCAAAAATTAATTTTGTTGGATTCAAAAAAGTAAAGTTCTCCACAATTAACACCGTCCTTTTCATTCTCAATTATTATTTAAAATCATTTTTTTTGCAAAAAAAGAAACCCTGCATCAAGATGATGCAAGGATTTCTTTATACCCATCCCCTGAACAACACTGCTTCTGCTATTTTTCTTACACCAACCATATAAGCGGCCATGCGCATATTTACCTTGCTAGTTTGCGCTAATTCGTAAATATCATTGAAGGATTTGACAAGCTTCTCTCGTAATTTTTCGCTTATTTCCTCTTCAGTCCAAAAATACCCTTGATTATTTTGAACCCATTCAAAATAAGAAGCAGTGACATCGCCTGCACCTGCCAACACATCAGGAACAAGCAATATTCCACGCTCTGTGAGTATGTTTGTCGCCTCAAGCGTCGTAGGCCCATTCGCTGCTTCTACCACAATACTTGCTTTGATACTGTGGGCATTTTCAACTGTAATTTGATTAGAAATCGCCGCCGGCACCAAAATATCACAGTCGAACTCTAGTAGTTCTTGATTCGTAAAGATGCCTTCAAATAAGGTGGTTACAGTACCAAAGCTGTCACGCCGATCCAATAGATAATTAATATTTAATCCATCTGGATCATATAATGCACCATAAACATCTGAAATTCCAACAATAATTGCTCCTGCATCATGCAAAAACTTTGCGATGTAGCTTCCTGCGTTTCCAAAACCTTGGATAATCACACGAGCTCCTTTGATCGAAATTCCACGCTTCCTCGCCGCTTCTTCGATACAGATGGTTACTCCCTTTGCTCCTGCTTTTTCCCTTCCTTCAGAGCCTCCCAGCACAAGTGGTTTCCCAGTGATAAAGCCGGGAGAGTCGTTTTGACGGAGACAGCTGTATTCATCTAACATCCAGGCCATAATTTGCGAATTGGTATACATATCTGGTGCTGGTATATCTTTAGTTGGTCCGACAATTTGGCTAATAGCACGTACGTAACCGCGGCTTAAACGCTCCAACTCACCAAATGACATCGTTCGCGGGTTACAAATAATTCCGCCCTCTCCTCCACCGAAAGGTAAATCAGCAATCCCGCATTTCATGCTCATCCACATCGAAAATGCCTTGACTTCCTCTTCACTTACCCGAGGATGAAAGCGAACACCACCCATTGTTGGTCCAATTGCATCATTATGCTGTGCACGGAAACCTGTAAAAATTTTAGTCGACCTATCATCCATTCGAACAGGAATCCTGACACTGACTGTTTTCAATGGTTCTTCTAATAAATGATACATATCTTGGTTATACCCTAGTTTTTTTAATGCATCATGAATAACAATTTGCGTTGATGTAAGAAGGCTTAATATTTCTTTTTCCTTTCCATCCCCATCAGTAGTCCCCATTTTTGCACCCCTATTTAGATTTATGTATAGATAAATCTATTGTAGCCGAGCCGAAAAAAAGAATGAACTGTTTTCTATTTTTATTTCTAGTACATAAATTCAATAAGGTGATGTGAGCAAAGCATAGCATCACCCAGTTCGTTGTAAAATATGTATATTCTATACTGTGTGATAAACTGATTCTTTTTTGCAACGTTCTTTTCCTTATAAAAAAGCCTGGACCAAACTGCAATCACAGCAGGTCTCAGGCTTCTAATGTTTTATTTTTTAATTAAATCTTCTCGTTGTGATTGATCAATCCACTCTTGAAGCTTGTCTTTTAATGTGTTAAATCCTTGTTGGCCTTCTGCTTCAGGAATAATCGCTGCAGCAAGACGCTTACGAGGCTTCTTTGGTTTTGCAGTTTGTTGAACAGGAGCTTCTTCAGTCGCACGAATCGAAAGGCCAATTTTTCCTGCTTCTTCATCGACAGATAAGACCTTAACCTTAATTTCGTCGCCAACCTTTAAGTGGTCATTAATATCTTTTACATATCCGTGCGTTATTTCTGAAATATGGACAAGACCTTGTGTATTTTCGTCGAGTGCAACAAATGCACCATATGGTTGAATACCTGTTACCTTACCTGATAATATACTACCTGTTTCAATTTTTTCTGTCATGAA
The DNA window shown above is from Neobacillus sp. WH10 and carries:
- a CDS encoding iron-containing alcohol dehydrogenase yields the protein MENFTFLNPTKLIFGKGQLEQLKTEIPRYGKKVLLVYGGGSIKRSGLYEKVNSLLHEVGAEVFELSGVEPNPRISTARKGVEICEKEGIEFLLAVGGGSVIDCTKLIAAGAKYDGDAWDLVVKKAFAKEALPFGTVLTLAATGSEMNAGSVITNWETNEKYGWGSAVTFPKFSVLDPVNTFTVPRNQTIYGIVDMMSHVLEHYFHLEENTDFQDRMCESLLITVMETAPKLLADLESYEHRATILYSGTMALNGILNMGYRGDWATHNLEHAVSAVYDIPHGGGLAILFPHWMEHTLNVKPERFRQLAVRVFGVNAEDKSAEEAGREGIRKLRDFWNSIEAPSRLADYDIDDSKIDVMADRAMANGEFGTFTKLNRDDVLSIYRASL
- a CDS encoding Glu/Leu/Phe/Val dehydrogenase, which encodes MGTTDGDGKEKEILSLLTSTQIVIHDALKKLGYNQDMYHLLEEPLKTVSVRIPVRMDDRSTKIFTGFRAQHNDAIGPTMGGVRFHPRVSEEEVKAFSMWMSMKCGIADLPFGGGEGGIICNPRTMSFGELERLSRGYVRAISQIVGPTKDIPAPDMYTNSQIMAWMLDEYSCLRQNDSPGFITGKPLVLGGSEGREKAGAKGVTICIEEAARKRGISIKGARVIIQGFGNAGSYIAKFLHDAGAIIVGISDVYGALYDPDGLNINYLLDRRDSFGTVTTLFEGIFTNQELLEFDCDILVPAAISNQITVENAHSIKASIVVEAANGPTTLEATNILTERGILLVPDVLAGAGDVTASYFEWVQNNQGYFWTEEEISEKLREKLVKSFNDIYELAQTSKVNMRMAAYMVGVRKIAEAVLFRGWV
- the yugI gene encoding S1 domain-containing post-transcriptional regulator GSP13 gives rise to the protein MTEKIETGSILSGKVTGIQPYGAFVALDENTQGLVHISEITHGYVKDINDHLKVGDEIKVKVLSVDEEAGKIGLSIRATEEAPVQQTAKPKKPRKRLAAAIIPEAEGQQGFNTLKDKLQEWIDQSQREDLIKK